From a single Apium graveolens cultivar Ventura chromosome 2, ASM990537v1, whole genome shotgun sequence genomic region:
- the LOC141699383 gene encoding uncharacterized protein LOC141699383: MDAYVMIEHLKYMFEGQDRQERFDTSKALYACKQGDRDPVGPHVLKMIGYMEYLATLGSAIGPEAHIDPILQSSNNNYAQFVMNYSMNEIDKTPTKLLAMLKTAETNIQKASLAPIMTVNKGSAKGKGKWKGKKRMGSKPAVTPKTAPKQALKPGGGVAKGDTCYYYKKLGH, from the coding sequence ATGGATGCTTATGtcatgattgagcaccttaaatatatgtttgaaggacaggaTCGTCAAGAGAGGTTTGATACAAGCAAAGCTTTGTATGCATGTAAACAGGGCGatcgtgatccggttggaccgcatgttctgaagatgattggatATATGGAGTACCTCGCTACTCTGGGTTCCGCAATTGGTCCGGAAGCCCATATTGATCCGATCTTACAATCTTCAAACAATAACTATGCTCAGTTTGTAATGAATTACAGCATGAATGAGATAGACAAGACACCTACCAAATTGTTGGCTATGTtaaaaactgctgagaccaataTTCAGAAGGCGTCCCTTGCTCCTATAATGACGGTGAACAAAGGGAGTGCCAAAgggaaaggtaaatggaaaggcaagaagAGGATGGGATCCAAACCTGCTGTTACTCCTAAAACTgctcccaaacaggctttaaagcctggAGGTGGTGTTGCAAAGGGTGATACTTGTTACTATTATAAAAAACTGGGTCATTGA